Proteins encoded in a region of the Acidobacteriota bacterium genome:
- the prmC gene encoding peptide chain release factor N(5)-glutamine methyltransferase: MTLVASVVDAAVARLCAAGFSRDDARRDVGVLARSILQWSLADWLAQSSTEAPADFAPTLDALIARRARHEPVAYLLGEKEFYGRPYRVTRHTLIPRPETEGLVDATLAWLRERAEGALRPPRIIDVGTGSGCIAITLALEGASLGAKISATDISPDALATARENAHRLGAATVHFHQGDLLADVALPVDAIVSNPPYVPSHGRQSMQPDVADYEPSTALFAGDDGLDVIRQLIPEARRGLAPGGVLIMEVGIGQADAITALLEAAGFAGVERHADLQGIARVIVAHVPGPPGGPGL, translated from the coding sequence ATGACCCTGGTCGCATCGGTCGTGGACGCGGCGGTGGCGCGCCTGTGCGCAGCCGGCTTCTCGCGCGACGACGCGAGGCGCGATGTTGGGGTGCTCGCACGATCGATTCTGCAGTGGAGCCTGGCGGATTGGCTGGCGCAGTCGTCCACTGAAGCACCGGCGGATTTCGCGCCCACACTCGACGCCCTGATCGCGCGCCGGGCGCGCCATGAGCCCGTGGCGTACCTGCTTGGGGAAAAGGAATTTTACGGGCGCCCTTACCGGGTTACCCGCCACACCCTGATTCCGCGACCTGAGACCGAGGGGCTGGTGGATGCCACCCTCGCGTGGTTGCGCGAGCGTGCGGAAGGCGCCCTGCGACCTCCGCGCATTATTGACGTTGGCACCGGCAGCGGCTGCATCGCCATCACACTGGCGCTTGAGGGCGCGTCGTTAGGCGCGAAAATCAGCGCGACTGATATTTCACCTGACGCGCTGGCCACCGCGCGCGAGAATGCGCACAGGCTCGGCGCCGCCACCGTGCACTTTCATCAGGGCGACCTGCTGGCCGACGTCGCACTTCCCGTTGACGCGATCGTCTCCAACCCGCCCTACGTGCCGTCGCACGGCAGACAATCGATGCAGCCGGACGTGGCCGACTACGAACCCTCGACTGCCCTTTTCGCAGGAGACGATGGGCTCGACGTGATCCGGCAGTTGATTCCCGAGGCACGCCGCGGGCTGGCTCCTGGTGGAGTCTTGATCATGGAGGTGGGCATCGGTCAGGCGGACGCCATCACCGCGCTGCTGGAGGCCGCGGGCTTTGCCGGCGTTGAACGTCACGCCGACCTGCAGGGAATCGCCCGAGTCATCGTGGCGCACGTGCCAGGGCCGCCTGGGGGCCCGGGCCTATAA
- a CDS encoding histidine triad nucleotide-binding protein — MSCLFCRIIAGEIPASRVYEDETLIAFDDIHPQAPMHVLIVPRLHVPTLNALDPSHDALVGSMIRRAAAIAKDRGFDEGGYRTVFNCNAQAGQTVFHIHLHVLGGRTLAWPPG; from the coding sequence ATGTCCTGTTTGTTCTGCCGAATCATCGCCGGCGAGATCCCCGCATCGCGCGTGTACGAAGACGAGACCCTGATCGCCTTCGACGACATCCATCCGCAGGCGCCGATGCACGTGCTTATCGTGCCCCGTCTGCACGTGCCGACGCTCAACGCGCTCGACCCGTCACACGATGCGCTCGTCGGGTCCATGATCCGCCGGGCCGCCGCCATCGCCAAAGACCGTGGGTTCGATGAAGGCGGTTACCGTACGGTGTTCAACTGCAACGCCCAGGCTGGCCAAACGGTGTTCCACATACATCTTCATGTGTTGGGCGGGCGGACGCTCGCGTGGCCTCCTGGATAA
- a CDS encoding HAD family hydrolase, with protein sequence MAETDAVFFDVDFTLIRPGPRFLGAGYAGTCVRYGVEVDPATFETAVAGAAAMLDSADQLYHDLLFTRYTARIIELMGGSGPGVETAAREIYDDWAQHHHFEMYDDVPAALTALHGRGVKLGLISNSHRCLTSFQAHFAIEGLMSVTVSSAEFGYMKPDPRIFQEALERMEVSASRAVMVGDSLAHDVHGARQAGMRAVLLDRGQRVTLDDPTITVIRSLAELSNVL encoded by the coding sequence GTGGCCGAGACCGATGCCGTCTTTTTCGACGTTGACTTTACGCTGATCCGGCCCGGTCCCAGGTTCCTCGGCGCAGGGTATGCAGGCACGTGCGTGCGCTACGGTGTCGAGGTGGATCCCGCGACGTTTGAGACCGCCGTGGCGGGCGCCGCCGCCATGCTGGACTCAGCCGACCAGCTCTACCATGACCTGCTCTTCACGCGGTACACCGCCCGAATCATCGAGCTGATGGGCGGCAGTGGCCCCGGGGTGGAGACCGCCGCCCGCGAGATCTACGACGACTGGGCCCAGCACCACCACTTCGAGATGTACGACGACGTGCCGGCGGCGCTGACGGCCTTGCATGGCCGCGGCGTGAAGCTGGGACTGATTTCAAATTCCCATCGCTGCCTGACATCGTTCCAGGCCCATTTCGCCATCGAAGGGCTGATGTCAGTCACCGTGTCATCGGCGGAATTCGGCTACATGAAACCCGACCCCCGCATTTTTCAGGAAGCGCTGGAGCGGATGGAGGTTTCAGCGTCGCGCGCGGTGATGGTGGGCGACAGCCTGGCCCACGACGTCCACGGCGCGCGCCAGGCCGGCATGCGCGCGGTCCTGCTCGACCGCGGGCAGCGGGTCACGCTCGACGACCCGACCATCACGGTGATTCGCTCCCTCGCAGAACTATCGAACGTGCTCTGA
- the ileS gene encoding isoleucine--tRNA ligase, whose product MRDWKDTLNLPRTDFPMKANLPTAEPATLARWAGMNLYEAIRSRRAGAPKFVLHDGPPYANGQIHIGHALNKILKDFIVKSQTMAGRDAPYVPGWDCHGLPIELNVEKERGPASKSGSVGDFRRACREYAATFVASQRADFERLGIFGDWDSPYLTMNFGYQAAIVRALGKFVARGLVYKGKKPVHWCLRDRTALAEAEVEYETHRSPSIYVEFPLSSADTTLASRVPALAGRSVSVLIWTTTPWTIPANLAVAFHPSLEYGAFEYEGRAVIVARGLAERVSAATGRQLGAPLATFPGTALEGVAFRHPLYDRDSQGVLGDYVTLEQGTGAVHTAPGHGVDDFNTGARYGLPITTPVGTHGRFEEGTPVVGGLKVFEANPVVEAALQERGRLWFRTDFEHSYPHCWRCHQPVIFLATPQWFIRMDDLRADATAASDHTKWIPSWGRERMTGMFASRPDWCISRQRAWGVPIPAVTCVGCGRSHLTPALVERAATVFARDNADAWYDQPIEAFLPDGFACDACGGQTFEREHDILDVWFDSGSSHEAVLAQRSDLTWPADMYLEGTDQYRGWFQSSLLVGVGTRGRAPYESVLTHGFVVDDHGRKMSKSLGNVIAPQQIMKDTGADVLRLWVALVNVRDEIRLGKEVLARTVEAYRKIRNTFRYLLSNLYDFDPATDRVDLDQLDEVDRHILSRYAQLETLARAAYDEYDFQALSHAVTEFVTVDLSALYLDVSKDRLYTFRANSRERRSAQTAVYAIADGLTRLLAPLMPMTADEIWARLPGSREASVHLADFPSSPPTWINDALDLRWETLAKVRRDVNEKLELARGQKVIGAPLTAHVTLTVGDADLYQTLKAEEAGLPMLFIVSAVTLKRAPADQATAVEVKVAHAAGDKCPRCWRFVPALIPVGDGDALCPRCEEAVRVA is encoded by the coding sequence ATGCGCGACTGGAAAGACACGCTCAACCTCCCCCGGACCGACTTCCCGATGAAGGCGAACCTGCCGACCGCCGAGCCGGCCACGCTGGCACGTTGGGCCGGGATGAATCTGTACGAGGCCATCCGTAGCCGCCGCGCGGGCGCGCCGAAATTTGTGCTGCACGACGGCCCGCCGTACGCCAATGGCCAGATTCACATCGGCCACGCGCTCAACAAGATCCTGAAAGACTTCATTGTGAAGTCGCAGACGATGGCCGGGCGGGACGCGCCGTATGTGCCCGGGTGGGACTGCCACGGCCTGCCGATCGAACTCAATGTCGAGAAGGAGCGGGGTCCCGCGTCGAAGAGCGGTTCTGTCGGCGATTTCCGGCGTGCGTGTCGCGAATACGCGGCGACGTTTGTCGCGTCGCAGCGCGCGGACTTCGAGCGATTGGGTATTTTCGGTGACTGGGATTCGCCGTATCTCACGATGAACTTTGGTTACCAGGCCGCGATTGTGCGGGCGCTGGGGAAGTTCGTCGCGCGAGGCCTCGTCTACAAGGGCAAGAAACCCGTGCATTGGTGCCTTCGCGACCGTACGGCGCTTGCCGAAGCAGAAGTCGAGTACGAGACGCACCGCTCGCCGTCTATCTACGTGGAGTTTCCGCTGTCGAGCGCGGATACGACACTGGCGTCGCGTGTACCGGCGCTTGCGGGCCGATCCGTCTCGGTGCTGATCTGGACCACCACGCCGTGGACGATTCCGGCGAACCTGGCGGTGGCGTTCCACCCTTCGCTTGAGTACGGGGCCTTTGAGTACGAGGGGCGGGCGGTCATCGTGGCGCGCGGTCTGGCAGAGCGCGTCAGTGCGGCCACCGGCCGGCAGTTGGGCGCGCCCCTCGCGACATTCCCGGGCACGGCGCTTGAGGGTGTGGCCTTTCGACATCCCCTGTACGACCGCGATTCTCAGGGCGTCCTTGGTGATTACGTCACGCTCGAACAGGGCACGGGTGCGGTTCACACGGCCCCGGGCCACGGCGTGGACGACTTCAACACGGGCGCGCGCTACGGCCTGCCGATCACCACACCAGTCGGCACTCACGGCCGGTTCGAAGAAGGCACGCCGGTTGTTGGTGGGCTGAAGGTCTTTGAAGCGAATCCCGTGGTGGAAGCTGCGCTGCAGGAGCGCGGACGCCTCTGGTTCAGGACCGACTTCGAACATTCGTATCCCCACTGCTGGCGTTGCCACCAGCCGGTGATCTTCCTGGCCACGCCGCAGTGGTTCATCCGGATGGACGACCTGCGCGCGGACGCCACCGCGGCATCGGACCATACGAAGTGGATTCCGTCGTGGGGCCGCGAGCGGATGACCGGAATGTTTGCGTCGCGCCCCGACTGGTGCATCTCGCGGCAGCGCGCGTGGGGCGTCCCGATCCCGGCCGTGACCTGTGTGGGCTGCGGCCGGTCGCACCTGACGCCCGCGCTCGTGGAACGCGCGGCCACCGTGTTTGCGCGTGACAACGCCGACGCGTGGTACGACCAGCCCATCGAGGCGTTCCTGCCTGATGGATTTGCATGTGACGCGTGCGGCGGCCAGACGTTTGAGCGCGAGCACGACATCCTGGATGTCTGGTTCGACTCGGGCTCCAGTCACGAGGCCGTGCTGGCGCAGCGATCTGACCTGACCTGGCCGGCCGACATGTACCTGGAAGGCACCGACCAATACCGCGGCTGGTTCCAGTCGTCGTTGCTCGTCGGTGTCGGCACGCGCGGCCGCGCCCCTTACGAATCCGTGCTGACGCATGGTTTTGTCGTGGACGACCACGGCCGCAAGATGTCGAAGTCTCTCGGCAACGTCATCGCACCGCAGCAGATCATGAAGGACACGGGCGCCGATGTCCTGCGCCTGTGGGTGGCGCTGGTCAACGTGCGCGATGAAATCCGCCTGGGCAAGGAAGTGCTGGCCCGCACGGTTGAGGCCTACCGCAAGATCCGCAACACGTTCCGGTATCTGCTGTCGAACCTGTACGACTTCGATCCGGCCACCGACCGCGTGGACCTCGACCAGCTGGATGAAGTGGACCGGCACATCCTCTCGCGGTACGCGCAGCTTGAGACACTCGCCCGTGCGGCGTACGACGAGTACGACTTCCAGGCGTTGTCCCATGCCGTGACGGAGTTCGTCACGGTGGATCTGAGCGCGCTGTACCTGGATGTCTCGAAGGATCGGCTCTACACGTTCCGCGCCAATTCACGGGAACGCCGGTCCGCCCAGACCGCGGTGTACGCAATTGCCGATGGCCTCACTCGCCTGCTGGCGCCCCTGATGCCGATGACGGCCGATGAGATCTGGGCGCGGCTGCCGGGCTCGCGCGAAGCATCGGTGCATCTGGCCGACTTCCCCAGCAGCCCACCAACGTGGATCAACGACGCGCTGGACCTGCGGTGGGAAACCCTCGCCAAGGTTCGGCGGGACGTGAACGAGAAGCTGGAACTCGCGCGAGGCCAGAAAGTCATCGGCGCGCCGCTGACGGCGCACGTCACGCTGACCGTGGGGGACGCGGATTTGTACCAAACGCTCAAGGCCGAAGAAGCGGGCCTGCCGATGTTGTTCATCGTGTCGGCCGTGACATTGAAGCGTGCGCCTGCCGATCAGGCCACTGCCGTCGAGGTCAAGGTGGCGCACGCCGCTGGAGACAAGTGCCCGCGGTGCTGGCGTTTTGTGCCTGCGTTGATCCCCGTCGGTGATGGCGACGCGTTGTGCCCCAGGTGTGAGGAGGCCGTGCGTGTTGCCTGA
- the lspA gene encoding signal peptidase II, producing the protein MATRCAPGVRRPCVLPEAADAQPGSPTPVPFVVTPAAGRVRHFWWLTIGLIVADQVTKALVNSALGLYDSTTVIPGFLDLVHVRNEGVAFGLLNSTNLPYKAAITTALALAALGGIALYARQLQPREWVARLGLACILGGAVGNLIDRVRQGYVLDFVDVYWNTWHFWAFNVADASITIGAILVFVDLLLVKHHASDPV; encoded by the coding sequence ATGGCGACGCGTTGTGCCCCAGGTGTGAGGAGGCCGTGCGTGTTGCCTGAAGCCGCTGACGCCCAGCCGGGCAGCCCGACACCGGTGCCGTTCGTTGTCACACCAGCGGCCGGGCGCGTCCGCCACTTCTGGTGGTTGACCATTGGCCTCATCGTGGCCGATCAGGTCACCAAAGCCCTCGTCAACAGCGCGCTGGGGCTTTATGACAGCACGACCGTGATCCCGGGCTTTCTCGACCTGGTGCATGTGCGAAACGAAGGCGTGGCCTTCGGCCTGCTCAACAGCACCAACCTGCCCTACAAGGCGGCGATTACGACCGCGCTCGCCCTTGCGGCGCTGGGCGGCATCGCCCTGTACGCGCGACAGTTGCAGCCGCGTGAATGGGTGGCGCGCCTGGGCCTGGCGTGTATCCTTGGCGGCGCGGTGGGCAACCTCATCGACCGGGTGCGTCAGGGCTACGTGCTCGACTTCGTGGACGTGTACTGGAACACGTGGCATTTCTGGGCCTTCAACGTGGCCGATGCGTCGATCACAATTGGCGCGATTCTCGTGTTTGTTGATCTGCTACTGGTGAAACATCATGCATCCGATCCTGTTTAG
- the lgt gene encoding prolipoprotein diacylglyceryl transferase: MHPILFSVGDWPVYSYGVLLAAAYLVGLQLGVVRARRAGVDPAKVMDLGIYLIIAALVGAKLMLIAVDWEYFRSQPRELLSLVRAGGVFYGGLILSVTVGLLLIRRYKLPVWTTADLMAPGIALGHVIGRFGCLLAGCCYGRPTDVPWAITFTNPLAATNVGTPLQIPLHPTQLYDAGAELLILGILLLTERKGKPFAGRTFWAYLMLYGISRFVIEFYRGDAGRGTVMAGLSTSQFVSLLLVPLSLGMLAWLRRRGQAAKA, from the coding sequence ATGCATCCGATCCTGTTTAGTGTTGGCGACTGGCCCGTCTACTCCTACGGCGTGCTGCTGGCTGCGGCGTACCTCGTCGGACTGCAGCTGGGTGTGGTGCGTGCGCGACGCGCGGGCGTGGACCCGGCCAAGGTCATGGACCTGGGCATCTACCTCATCATCGCCGCGCTCGTGGGCGCCAAGCTCATGCTCATCGCCGTGGACTGGGAGTACTTCCGGTCGCAGCCACGCGAACTGCTGTCACTCGTCCGCGCCGGCGGCGTGTTCTACGGCGGGCTGATCCTCTCCGTCACTGTGGGCTTGTTGTTGATCCGACGATACAAGTTGCCCGTGTGGACCACCGCCGATCTCATGGCGCCAGGCATTGCGCTGGGGCACGTGATCGGGCGCTTCGGTTGCCTCCTGGCCGGCTGCTGCTACGGCCGCCCCACCGACGTCCCCTGGGCCATCACCTTCACGAATCCACTCGCCGCCACCAACGTCGGTACACCGCTGCAGATCCCGCTCCATCCCACGCAGTTGTACGATGCCGGCGCCGAACTCCTCATTCTGGGAATCTTGCTGCTGACTGAGCGGAAGGGAAAACCGTTCGCGGGCCGCACCTTCTGGGCCTACCTGATGCTCTACGGCATTTCGCGGTTCGTCATCGAGTTCTACCGCGGTGACGCAGGCCGCGGCACCGTGATGGCCGGGCTCTCCACGTCGCAGTTCGTGTCTCTGCTGCTGGTGCCGCTCAGCCTTGGCATGCTCGCCTGGCTGCGGCGTCGTGGACAGGCCGCAAAGGCCTGA
- a CDS encoding RluA family pseudouridine synthase, giving the protein MAARTRLEVGAADAGARLDQFLAAHLEGVSRSQIQRLIRDGHVSVSAGDAKASLAVTADLVVEVEVPPPMPATPGAEDLPLTILHNDADIVVIDKPAGMVVHPAAGHATGTLVNALLHHVTGLSGIGGTERPGIVHRLDRGTSGVMVVAKHDRAHRALSAQFHDRLVRKEYLALVWHAPPVGLHIDDPLGRDPNHRQRMSGRAKRGRSALTDVIAVEALRGVSLVRVSIGTGRTHQIRVHLSEHGFPLVGDALYGGVHKRLPTHLAAVARLTRPFLHAARLSFSHPSDGRMMTFEAPLPPDLHSVITALRHTAARA; this is encoded by the coding sequence ATGGCCGCACGCACCCGACTGGAGGTCGGCGCGGCCGACGCCGGCGCGCGGCTCGATCAATTTCTGGCCGCCCACCTCGAGGGCGTATCGCGCTCGCAGATTCAGCGGCTGATTCGCGACGGACACGTCTCGGTATCGGCCGGAGACGCCAAGGCCAGCCTCGCCGTGACGGCAGACCTCGTGGTCGAAGTGGAAGTGCCACCGCCCATGCCGGCCACACCTGGCGCGGAAGATCTGCCGCTCACCATCCTCCACAACGACGCCGACATCGTCGTCATCGACAAACCTGCCGGGATGGTGGTGCATCCGGCCGCCGGACATGCCACCGGCACGCTCGTGAATGCGCTGCTGCACCACGTGACCGGACTGTCGGGCATCGGCGGCACGGAGCGGCCCGGCATCGTGCATCGGCTTGATCGCGGCACGTCTGGCGTGATGGTGGTGGCGAAACACGACCGGGCCCATCGCGCATTGTCGGCGCAGTTTCACGATCGACTGGTGCGCAAGGAATACCTCGCGCTGGTGTGGCATGCGCCGCCAGTGGGGCTGCATATCGACGACCCGCTGGGGCGTGACCCCAACCATCGGCAGCGGATGTCAGGCCGGGCCAAACGGGGCCGCTCCGCCCTGACAGATGTGATCGCCGTGGAAGCGCTCCGGGGTGTCTCGCTCGTGCGCGTGTCGATCGGCACCGGGCGCACGCACCAGATTCGCGTGCACTTGAGTGAACATGGTTTTCCGCTGGTGGGCGACGCCCTTTATGGCGGCGTCCACAAGCGCCTGCCAACGCACCTCGCGGCGGTGGCGCGACTGACCCGGCCATTCCTGCACGCCGCGCGCCTGTCGTTTTCGCACCCGTCAGACGGACGCATGATGACGTTTGAGGCGCCATTGCCGCCCGACCTTCATAGTGTGATTACCGCCCTGCGCCACACCGCGGCCAGGGCGTGA
- a CDS encoding NUDIX hydrolase — MAADNPVDVMFQGRVIRVEREQVTLDNGRTVAIEAVRHRGSVVIIARPAPGHVVLIRQYRPVIGQWIWELPAGSLDEGESPDTAVVRECEEEIGLTPGRVTLLASWYPTPGFCDEIMHFYLCDDLSVPAGPIARDEDEQIEPATVSLADLRAMIADGRVKDMKTVVGLSLADANGLADSSAR, encoded by the coding sequence GTGGCAGCCGACAACCCTGTTGACGTGATGTTTCAAGGGCGTGTGATTCGCGTGGAGCGCGAGCAGGTCACGCTCGACAACGGCCGCACGGTAGCGATCGAGGCCGTGCGCCATCGGGGCTCTGTGGTGATCATTGCCCGGCCCGCGCCAGGCCACGTCGTGCTGATTCGCCAATACCGCCCGGTGATTGGGCAGTGGATCTGGGAACTGCCGGCCGGCAGCCTCGACGAGGGCGAATCACCCGACACGGCAGTGGTGCGTGAGTGCGAAGAAGAGATCGGCCTCACACCGGGGCGGGTCACCCTGCTCGCATCGTGGTACCCCACGCCGGGCTTCTGCGACGAGATCATGCACTTCTACCTGTGCGACGACCTGTCCGTCCCCGCCGGGCCGATTGCCCGGGATGAGGACGAACAGATTGAACCGGCGACGGTCAGCCTCGCCGACCTCCGGGCGATGATCGCCGACGGCCGCGTGAAAGACATGAAGACCGTCGTCGGCCTGTCGCTCGCAGACGCTAACGGCCTGGCCGATTCTTCGGCACGCTGA